The nucleotide sequence ATCTCCCTCTATTCTAGGGACACGGCACCTACACCGAGCTGGCCGACGAAAAGGAGTTCTTTGAGATGTCGAAAAAGTCGCCCAACATTGTGTGCCACTTTTACCGCGACAGCACCGAGCGCTGCAAGATCGTGGATATGCATCTGAAAATCCTGGCCGCCAAGCACGTGGAGGCCAAGTTCTGCAAGGTGAACGCTGAGAAATCACCCTTCCTCACCCAGCGGCTGCGCATCAAGGTGATACCCACCATTGCCCTGGTGAAGGACAGCAAGACCAAGGACTTCATTGTCGGCTTCTCCGATCTTGGCAACTGCGACGACTTCGCCACTGAGATGCTGGAGTGGCGTATCGCCCACTCAGGAGCCATTGAATACAAGGGCGATCTGATGCAGCCCCCAGATGTGAAGCGCAAGACATTCATCAACCGCCCACAGAAGACAATACGCGGCGGCTACGACTCGGATGACTCCGACATCGACCTGGATGACTAACTACGGGCAGCCCGTCCCACGCTGTCGATTCCCCCAGCTCCAGTTCCAGCTCCAATCCCACACTCCCACACAAAAAACACTCAAAAGCGATGGAGAAACGAAAACAGACACACACAAATCAAAACCTAGCACATGGATCTAAACCAATTAGGCGTACTTTAGcgatatttatttaattatacgATTCCGATCACTCTGCTACGGTCCCCATCGCCACATAGGATTAGTGGCTTATTCGGTTGCCTTTCCCCCGATTATGTGCTTTAATATCTATCAGTTCAATCAGCCGCCTCGAAGGCTGAGCCACTCTAGCGAGCTTAAGCGTACTCAAAATTTGATCTTTATGGTATTTGTAATTCCAAGTCACTGTGCACCTCTCCAGTATATATGTTTAGTTGAACATAGTTTCACAAATCGCTTTCCCTCCCGAAAGCGGAGATGTAAaacaagaaacaaaaaaaaaaacagcatAAAAGACAAGCAACTAAACATCTGGCATATATATTTCTAACAGTTTGAGAAAAGGTGTACTACATTTCCTACTGTAGAGGTAACTAACACTTTCATATGTAcaagtttttatatttatttttg is from Drosophila suzukii chromosome 3, CBGP_Dsuzu_IsoJpt1.0, whole genome shotgun sequence and encodes:
- the LOC108020101 gene encoding thioredoxin domain-containing protein 9 is translated as MAHLLENQLFTAAKTIEQQLDQQLDRLDNLDSDDLKALREQRLREMKDLNNKKQEWLRNGHGTYTELADEKEFFEMSKKSPNIVCHFYRDSTERCKIVDMHLKILAAKHVEAKFCKVNAEKSPFLTQRLRIKVIPTIALVKDSKTKDFIVGFSDLGNCDDFATEMLEWRIAHSGAIEYKGDLMQPPDVKRKTFINRPQKTIRGGYDSDDSDIDLDD